The Mercurialis annua linkage group LG8, ddMerAnnu1.2, whole genome shotgun sequence genome window below encodes:
- the LOC126659909 gene encoding uncharacterized protein LOC126659909 encodes MLDTIPAYCLDGRAFWRATVPLIYFHIVEWHQADRVLQQFGLQQGIPDAPLQDHALHSLTLKSSSSWIQTHSHYIRVWDDRLRFVISGQPLQDPPHYHSEYMDWFRYVTRRWITRQGAELGAQADFVERVRRDAPVDTELRRFAASTQRGTREDRRDVTSPPIEPSIPPHRLPVIPDAPIDPTTLRHRRRQRRHPPAPPQRPTDPMPPPVVFHPFRWHYYYAGSSSAPPPFSSGPPSSSGQFYGDSAHHYFQGSCSYPVPPGPSSPFVPPPPAYVPPTVPPFQVQWDQPTQGTQDFSASQGLPQTPGTTDFLSYGSSWLGLDSMEAMMFRQQGEFVTPPPATTSTAIPQDQQGDDGADDEDADAGEGDGDGRPGRRYLTISTGRRANRNRNNLRSNLPVTSRYDDRTPR; translated from the exons ATGCTGGACACTATCCCAGCGTATTGTTTAGATGGGCGCGCTTTTTGGCGGGCCACGGTTCcacttatttattttcatattgtgGAGTGGCACCAGGCAGACAGAGTTCTGCAGCAGTTCGGACTGCAACAGGGTATTCCAGACGCCCCACTTCAGGACCACGCACTACACTCCCTTACCCTGAAGAGCAGCTCATCTTGGATCCAGACACACTCTCACTACATTCGTGTGTGGGACGACCGACTCCGGTTTGTAATTTCAGGACAGCCCCTCCAGGACCCACCTCATTATCATTCTGagtatatggattggtttcggtaTGTCACGCGTCGCTGGATCACACGACAGGGCGCTGAGCTCGGAGCAcag GCCGATTTTGTGGAGCGTGTACGTAGGGATGCTCCTGTTGACACTGAGCTTCGGCGGTTCGCAGCCAGCACACAGAGAGGCACTAGAGAGGACCGCCGTGATGTTACATCGCCCCCTATCGAGCCTTCTATACCGCCGCATCGACTACCAGTCATACCTGACGCGCCGATAGATCCGACTACACTGCGACATCGACGGCGACAGCGGCGTCACCCCCCTGCACCACCTCAGCGTCCGACTGATCCTATGCCTCCCCCAGTGGTTTTTCATCCTTTCAGATGGCATTACTATTACGCGGGGTCCAGCTCTGCACCGCCACCCTTTTCATCGggtcctccttcttcttctggCCAGTTTTACGGGGATTCGGCACATCACTATTTTCAGGGGTCGTGTTCATATCCAGTGCCACCAGGACCTTCTTCGCCTTTTGTTCCTCCGCCGCCTGCTTATGTACCACCTACGGTGCCTCCTTTTCAGGTGCAGTGGGATCAGCCTACACAGGGTACACAGGACTTTTCAGCTTCACAGGGACTTCCACAGACACCTGGGACTACAGACTTTCTGTCATATGGTAGCAGTTGGTTAGGTCTAGACAGCATGGAGGCGATGATGTTCCGCCAACAAGGAGAATTTGTTACCCCGCCACCAGCAACGACGAGTACGGCCATTCCCCAGGACCAGCAGGGTGACGACGGAGCCGACGACGAGGACGCCGATGCAGGAGAGGGTGATGGTGATGGTCGCCCAGGTCGACGTTACCTCACCATCAGTACAGGCCGTCGGGCGAACCGTAACAGAAACAACTTG
- the LOC126660767 gene encoding chorismate synthase, chloroplastic: MASSSSLVSNPFLGSSILSHSDHRNLSISTVQISFRSPAPPKKLQINAAGSTYGTHFRVTTFGESHGGGVGCIVDGCPPRIPISEADLQVDLDRRRPGQSRITTPRKETDTCKISSGVSEGMTTGTPIHVFVPNTDQRSNDYSEMSMAYRPSHADATYDMKYGVRSVQGGGRSSARETIGRVAPGAIAKKILKQYSGTEILAYVSQVHKVILPEDRVDHESVTLDQIESNIVRCPDPEYAEKMIAAIDTVRVKGDSVGGVVTCIVRNAPRGLGSPVFDKLEAELAKAVMSLPATKGFEFGSGFAGTFLTGSEHNDEFYMDNHGKIRTRTNRSGGVQGGISNGEIIYLRVAFKPTSTITKKQNTVTREKQETELIARGRHDPCVVPRAVPMVEAMVALVLVDQLMAQFAQCNMFPLNPELQEPMKNSTVEPVSISN, translated from the exons ATGGCTTCCTCTTCATCTCTTGTTTCCAACCCTTTTCTTGGTTCTTCCATACTCAGCCACTCCGATCACCGGAATCTCTCCATCTCCACCGTCCAGATCTCCTTCCGCTCCCCAGCACCGCCCAAAAAGCTCC AAATAAATGCGGCGGGTAGTACGTATGGAACCCACTTCCGTGTTACAACATTTGGAGAGTCTCATGGAGGTGGCGTTGGTTGTATAGTTGATGGATGCCCTCCTCGCATCCCTATTTCAGAAGCTGATTTACAAGTGGACCTTGATAGAAG GAGGCCAGGTCAAAGTCGAATTACCACTCCTAGAAAGGAGACTGATACATGTAAAATAAGTTCCGGTGTCTCCGAAG GAATGACTACTGGAACACCCATCCATGTTTTTGTACCAAATACTGACCAGAGAAGCAAT GATTACAGTGAAATGTCAATGGCCTATAGGCCTTCTCATGCTGACGCAACTTATGACATGAAGTATGGTGTCAGATCAGTGCAG GGTGGGGGAAGATCTTCTGCAAGAGAGACCATTGGAAGAGTTGCACCAGGAGCTATTGCAAAGAAAATTCTGAAGCAATATTCAGGAACTGAG ATTCTTGCTTATGTCTCTCAAGTTCATAAGGTTATACTTCCAGAGGATCGTGTTGATCATGAGTCTGTGACACTTGATCAG ATAGAGAGCAATATCGTCAGGTGTCCAGATCCAGAATATGCAGAAAAGATGATTGCAGCCATTGACACAGTCCGCGTAAAAGGAGATTCTGTTGGTGGTGTTGTCACGTGCATCGTAAGGAATGCTCCACGT GGGCTTGGTTCACCAGTATTCGACAAACTTGAAGCTGAGCTGGCTAAAGCTGTCATGTCACTACCTGCAACAAAAGGCTTTGAATTTGGCAGCGGTTTTGCAG GCACTTTTCTTACTGGCAGTGAACATAATGATGAATTTTACATGGATAATCATGGAAAAATTAGGACTAGAACAAATCGTTCTGGCGGTGTACAG GGAGGAATATCAAATGGTGAAATTATATATTTGAGGGTAGCTTTCAAGCCAACATCAACCATAACA AAGAAGCAAAACACGGTGACTAGAGAAAAACAGGAAACAGAGCTAATTGCTCGTGGTCGTCATGATCCTTGTGTTGTCCCGCGTG CGGTGCCTATGGTCGAAGCCATGGTAGCTCTGGTTCTTGTGGACCAATTGATGGCGCAATTTGCTCAGTGCAACATGTTCCCTCTCAATCCAGAGCTACAAGAACCCATGAAGAATTCAACAGTTGAGCCAGTGAGCATCTCCAATTGA
- the LOC126660634 gene encoding aminodeoxychorismate synthase, chloroplastic, with translation MNFALCSSSLDLSNLSFLGLKCSHDSCSDMLLTKSFVVQDSWDGSSKKKMAVCSHLMPGHLEGSFMGEKRFEEAPRKLGFVRTLLVDNYDSYTYNIYQELSVVNGVPPVVVKNDEWTWEQVCYYLYEEKAFDNIVISPGPGSPTCAADIGICLRLLLECRDIPILGVCLGYQALGYVHGAQIVHASEPVHGRMSEVEHNGCKLFNKIPSGPKSGFKVVRYHSLVIDAESLPEDLVPIAWTTSAGIHSFLESQSSDTWSYSLSEEVQMKKILMGIKHSTRPHYGLQFHPESIATCHGRQIFENFRELTQNYWQRLRSTFVNERNAIYAACMQAPGANQLFEVNRSRVLECNDDVLSFQETSRNQFLDSIDERNYFRMSRCVGVRHLKLKWRKFNKLAAQVGGAKNIFCKLFGDNNAENTFWLDSSSIEKDRARFSFMGGIGGSLWKQMTFRLSYQSNMALNDGGYISIEDSRGSSRSMYLEEGFFDFLNQELLSFQYDEKDFEGLPFDFYGGYIGYIGYNLKVECGMSSNYHKSTTPDACFFFADNFIVIDHRYDDVYILSVQEGSATNSQWLDDVERKLLHLEVPAERKVVHQTSQPASFSACDAGFVAEKSRAQYINDVHKCLEYIKDGESYELCLTTQMRKRVGDVDSLGLYLHLREKNPAPYAAWLNFSNENLRICCSSPERFLRLDRNGVLEAKPIKGTIARGSTLEEDEQLKLKLQYSEKDQAENLMIVDLLRNDLGRVCEPGSVNVPHLMDVESYATVHTMVSTIRGQKRPNLTAVDCVQAAFPGGSMTGAPKLRSMELLDSLESCSRGIYSGSIGFFSYNQTFDLNIVIRTIVMHEGEASIGAGGAIVALSNPEDEYDEMLLKTRAPAKAIVEFQ, from the exons ATGAATTTTGCTCTATGTTCTTCATCTTTGGATCTTTCAAATCTTTCATTTCTGGGTCTGAAGTGTAGTCATGATTCTTGCTCTGATATGTTATTAACCAAATCATTTGTTGTTCAAGATTCTTGGGATGGTAGTAGTAAAAAAAAGATGGCGGTTTGCAGCCATTTAATGCCTGGACATTTAGAGGGTTCTTTCATGGGGGAGAAAAGATTTGAAGAGGCTCCCAGGAAGTTGGGATTTGTGAGAACGTTGTTGGTTGATAATTATGATAGTTATACTTataatatttatcaagaattgtCTGTTGTTAATGGAG TGCCTCCTGTGGTGGTGAAGAATGATGAGTGGACATGGGAGCAAGTTTGTTATTATTTGTATGAAGAAAAAGCATTTGATAATATTGTTATTTCACCTGGTCCTGGTTCTCCAACTTGTGCTGCTGATATAG GAATATGTCTTCGGTTGCTGCTTGAGTGCAGGGATATTCCTATTTTGGGTGTTTGTCTTGGATACCAG GCTTTGGGTTATGTTCATGGTGCTCAAATTGTCCATGCATCTGAACCAGTTCATGGACGCATGAG CGAAGTTGAGCATAATGGGTGCAAACTTTTCAATAAGATACCTTCTGGCCCAAAATCTGGATTCAAG GTGGTTCGATATCATTCACTTGTTATAGATGCAGAATCCCTTCCAGAGGATCTTGTACCAATTGCATGGACTACTTCTGCTGGCATACATTCTTTCCTCGAGTCTCAGAGTTCTGATACTTGGTCTTATAGCCTCTCTGAAGAAgtgcaaatgaaaaaaattctcATGGGCATTAAGCATTCTACAAGGCCTCACTATGGTTTACAG TTTCATCCAGAGAGTATTGCTACCTGTCATGGGAGGCagatatttgaaaattttagagAGTTGACACAGAATTATTGGCAGAGACTGAGATCAACATTTGTCAACGAGAGAAATGCCATTTATGCTG CATGCATGCAGGCGCCTGGTGCTAATCAACTGTTTGAAGTAAATAGAAGTCGGGTATTGGAATGCAATGATGATGTTCTATCATTTCAAGAAACTTCAAGAAATCAATTTCTAGACAGCATAGATGAGAGGAATTATTTCAGGATGTCGAGATGCGTTGGTGTAAGGCATTTAAAGCTGAAATGGAGAAAGTTCAACAAGTTGGCTGCGCAAGTTGGTGGcgcaaaaaatatattttgcaaACTGTTTGGGGATAATAATGCTGAAAATACCTTTTGGTTGGACAGTTCCTCAATAGAAAAG GATAGGGCACGCTTCTCGTTTATGGGGGGCATAGGTGGATCACTTTGGAAGCAAATGACATTTAGATTGTCATATCAAAG TAATATGGCTCTTAATGATGGAGGGTACATATCAATTGAAGATTCTCGAGGCTCTAGTAGAAGCATGTATTTGGAAGAAGGgttttttgattttcttaacCAG GAACTCTTGTCATTTCAATATGATGAAAAGGATTTTGAAGGATTGCCATTTGACTTTTATGGTGGATATATTGGTTACATCGG GTATAATCTCAAAGTTGAATGCGGCATGTCATCAAACTACCACAAATCCACAACTCCAGATGCATGCTTTTTCTTTGCCGATAATTTTATAGTCATTGATCATCGTTATGACGATGTTTATATACTGTCTGTACAAGAAGGAAGTGCAACCAATAGTCAGTGGTTGGATGATGTTGAACGGAAACTTCTTCATTTGGAAGTGCCTGCTGAAAGAAAAGTAGTTCATCAGACTTCACAACCAGCATCATTTTCCGCATGTGATGCTGGCTTTGTTGCGGAGAAGTCTAGGGCACAGTATATTAACGATGTGCACAAGTGTCTAGAATACATCAAAGATGGAGAAAGCTATGAGTTGTGTCTTACTACTCAGATGAGAAAAAGAGTTGGGGATGTTGATTCTCTTGGACTTTACCTTCACCTTAGAGAGAAAAATCCAGCACCATATGCTGCGTGGCtgaatttttcaaatgaaaacctGCGCATCTGCTGTTCTTCGCCTGAGAGGTTCCTACGACTCGACAGGAATGGAGTTTTGGAAGCGAAGCCCATCAAGGGTACTATAGCTCGTGGTTCAACACTGGAAGAAGATGAACAACTTAAGTTGAAGTTGCAGTACAG TGAAAAGGATCAAGCTGAAAATCTGATGATTGTTGATCTTTTGAGGAATGATCTAGGTCGTGTGTGCGAACCTGGTTCTGTTAATGTGCCACATCTTATGGATGTGGAATCATACGCAACTGTGCATACTATGGTGAGCACAATTCGAGGGCAGAAGAGGCCAAATTTAACAGCTGTTGACTGTGTCCAAGCTGCATTTCCCGGTGGCTCAATGACGGGCGCTCCAAAGTTAAGATCTATGGAACTTCTTGATTCTCTTGAAAGCTGTTCGCGTGGCATCTACTCAGGTTCCATCGGTTTTTTCTCGTATAATCAAACATTTGATCTGAATATTGTGATAAGAACGATAGTAATGCATGAAGGTGAAGCATCCATAGGAGCAGGAGGAGCCATTGTTGCTTTATCAAATCCTGAAGATGAGTACGACGAAATGTTACTAAAAACACGTGCACCAGCCAAGGCGATTGTAGAATTTCAATAG